In Trueperaceae bacterium, the following are encoded in one genomic region:
- a CDS encoding glycoside hydrolase family 66 protein, which translates to MRAPALGGDASGVDGAPVRILDAYPARALNDPGSPAEVVVELSSQAPAVVEVQVALLDLGQVVSTSRRTIEVGPGTTVATLAVAVPPEDPRGYAVRVVARWPADGASSPNCGASSPADGASSLARTASASASSASSPAGGTPSSAGQATATTALLAASHWRLLPRYGFLSDFAPAAGGAADDPVGLLARFHVTAVQFYDWMYRHYRFLPPEDAVAGEDEVFVDAMDREVSLRTVRRRVRECHERGMAAIAYGAVYGPEPEFILERPDWLLYDAAGAPMHLIDRFYITDLRPGGWREHILGEFESAVAEVGFDGIHMDQYGFPKLAYDSAGVSVDVSAEFGGLIDEAAARVAAAREGAAVIFNTVNDWPLDRVARSDQAAIYIEVWSPHDTYRDLVMLVRRARELSGRQAILAAYLRPFHEPGEAAEWSLRYATAVINAAGGHHLILGEGDAVLREPYYPDHGRLSEQGRAATRRYYDHTAAYAHYLHAQDLRPVERYYATGVNTALNLSGAPASVFPEAGKVWLAIARRSGQIVVNLVNLTALEDDLWDAPRPAPRRLSGLRLECEPFLRPDRVTWTSPDDAGSLGSTLEAQVAPDGRVTIELPDLELWQTVVIEHS; encoded by the coding sequence TTGAGGGCGCCGGCGTTGGGCGGCGACGCGTCGGGCGTGGACGGGGCGCCGGTGCGCATCCTGGACGCTTATCCCGCCAGGGCCCTCAACGACCCCGGCTCGCCCGCGGAGGTCGTGGTCGAGCTGAGCTCCCAGGCTCCGGCCGTCGTCGAGGTCCAGGTGGCGCTGCTCGACCTCGGCCAGGTCGTGTCGACGTCCAGACGGACTATCGAGGTCGGCCCGGGGACGACGGTCGCGACGCTGGCCGTCGCGGTGCCGCCGGAGGACCCGCGCGGCTACGCGGTGCGCGTGGTGGCCAGGTGGCCCGCAGACGGGGCCTCGTCGCCCAACTGCGGGGCCTCGTCTCCTGCCGACGGGGCCTCGTCGCTCGCCCGCACTGCCTCAGCGTCAGCCAGCAGTGCCTCGTCGCCCGCCGGCGGGACGCCCTCTTCCGCCGGCCAGGCGACGGCGACGACGGCGCTGCTGGCCGCCAGCCATTGGCGCTTGCTGCCGCGCTACGGCTTCCTCAGCGACTTCGCTCCGGCCGCAGGTGGGGCCGCCGACGACCCGGTCGGCCTGCTCGCCCGCTTCCACGTCACGGCGGTCCAGTTCTACGACTGGATGTACAGGCACTACAGGTTCCTGCCGCCCGAGGACGCCGTCGCGGGCGAGGACGAGGTCTTCGTCGACGCGATGGACCGCGAGGTCTCGCTGCGGACCGTCCGCCGGCGCGTGCGCGAGTGCCACGAGCGCGGCATGGCGGCCATCGCCTACGGCGCCGTGTACGGTCCCGAGCCGGAGTTCATCCTCGAGCGCCCCGACTGGCTGCTCTACGACGCCGCCGGCGCTCCCATGCACCTCATCGACCGCTTCTACATCACGGACCTGCGGCCGGGCGGCTGGCGCGAGCACATCCTGGGCGAGTTCGAGTCCGCCGTCGCCGAGGTGGGCTTCGACGGCATCCACATGGACCAGTACGGCTTCCCGAAGCTCGCCTACGACTCGGCCGGCGTCTCGGTGGACGTCAGCGCGGAGTTCGGCGGTCTCATCGACGAGGCCGCCGCGCGGGTCGCGGCGGCGCGCGAGGGCGCCGCGGTCATCTTCAACACGGTCAACGACTGGCCGCTGGACCGCGTGGCGCGCTCCGACCAGGCGGCCATCTACATCGAGGTGTGGTCGCCGCACGACACCTACCGCGACCTGGTCATGCTGGTGCGACGGGCACGGGAGCTGAGCGGCAGGCAGGCGATCCTCGCGGCCTACCTGAGGCCCTTCCACGAGCCCGGCGAGGCGGCCGAGTGGTCCCTGCGCTACGCGACCGCCGTGATCAACGCGGCCGGCGGCCACCACCTGATCCTCGGCGAGGGCGACGCCGTACTGCGCGAGCCCTACTACCCGGACCACGGGCGGCTCAGTGAGCAGGGGCGCGCGGCGACGCGGCGCTACTACGACCACACCGCCGCGTACGCGCACTACCTGCACGCTCAGGACCTGCGCCCGGTGGAGCGCTACTACGCGACGGGAGTGAACACGGCGCTGAACCTCTCGGGCGCTCCCGCCTCCGTCTTCCCCGAGGCGGGCAAGGTCTGGCTCGCCATCGCGCGGCGGTCCGGCCAGATCGTGGTGAACCTCGTGAACCTCACGGCTTTGGAGGACGACCTCTGGGACGCGCCCCGGCCCGCGCCGCGCCGGCTGTCGGGCCTGAGGCTCGAGTGCGAGCCGTTCCTGAGGCCCGACCGCGTCACCTGGACCTCGCCCGACGACGCCGGCTCGCTGGGATCGACGCTAGAGGCCCAGGTCGCGCCGGACGGCCGGGTCACCATCGAGCTGCCGGACCTCGAGCTGTGGCAGACCGTCGTCATCGAGCACTCTTGA